A genomic window from Lutra lutra chromosome 17, mLutLut1.2, whole genome shotgun sequence includes:
- the TEX101 gene encoding testis-expressed protein 101 isoform X1 — protein sequence MGARRVQSLLFLLLLGPPSLALEPSLYCHRGISTSVEKDPKRTFNWTTEKVETCDSGSFCQESLLMIKAGAETAVLGTKGCVTEGTLATTYVQHSPPPGIITVSYSSYCEESLCNSKGSLMELWRVEETQGTPGGETWGLRETPSVSPRFHCPTCVALGTCLNAPSLPCPNDTIQCYQGRFRITGGGINSFLEVKGCTSIIGCRLMSGIFTVGPMWVEEICPYQSLPQPRKTENGATWLPVLVWRLELVLLLLLQELVHCS from the exons ATGGGAGCCCGTCGCGTCCAAAGtctgctgttcctcctcctcctcgggcCCCCCTCCTTGGCCT TGGAGCCAAGTTTGTACTGTCACAGGGGCATATCCACGAGTGTAGAAAAGGACCCAAAAAGGACATTTAACTGGACCACAGAGAAAGTTGAGACTTGTGACAGTGGGTCATTCTGCCAGGAATCCCTTCTGATGATTAAAGCAG GGGCCGAGACAGCAGTTCTGGGCACTAAGGGCTGTGTCACGGAGGGGACCCTGGCGACAACGTATGTCcagcactccccacccccaggcataATCACAGTGTCCTATAGCAGCTACTGTGAAGAGTCCTTATGCAACAGCAAGGGGAGCTTAATGGAGCTGTGGAGGGTGGAAGAGACCCAAGGAACGCCAGGAGGTGAGACATGGGGACTGAGAGAAA CTCCCAGTGTGTCACCACGCTTCCACTGCCCAACCTGTGTGGCTCTGGGAACCTGTCTGAAtgctccttctcttccctgtccCAATGATACAATTCAGTGCTATCAAGGAAGATTTCGGATCACTGGAG GAGGCATCAACTCATTTTTGGAGGTCAAAGGCTGTACATCCATAATTGGTTGCAGGCTGATGTCTGGGATCTTTACAGTAGGGCCCATGTGGGTGGAGGAGATCTGTCCATATCAGTCTCTCCCTCAGCCCCGAAAGACTGAAAACGGGGCCACCTGGCTTCCTGTTTTGGTTTGGAGGTTAGAGCTAGTGCTGCTGCTGTTACTGCAGGAACTTGTCCATTGTTCCTGA
- the TEX101 gene encoding testis-expressed protein 101 isoform X2 — protein sequence MGARRVQSLLFLLLLGPPSLALEPSLYCHRGISTSVEKDPKRTFNWTTEKVETCDSGSFCQESLLMIKAGAETAVLGTKGCVTEGTLATTYVQHSPPPGIITVSYSSYCEESLCNSKGSLMELWRVEETQGTPGAPSVSPRFHCPTCVALGTCLNAPSLPCPNDTIQCYQGRFRITGGGINSFLEVKGCTSIIGCRLMSGIFTVGPMWVEEICPYQSLPQPRKTENGATWLPVLVWRLELVLLLLLQELVHCS from the exons ATGGGAGCCCGTCGCGTCCAAAGtctgctgttcctcctcctcctcgggcCCCCCTCCTTGGCCT TGGAGCCAAGTTTGTACTGTCACAGGGGCATATCCACGAGTGTAGAAAAGGACCCAAAAAGGACATTTAACTGGACCACAGAGAAAGTTGAGACTTGTGACAGTGGGTCATTCTGCCAGGAATCCCTTCTGATGATTAAAGCAG GGGCCGAGACAGCAGTTCTGGGCACTAAGGGCTGTGTCACGGAGGGGACCCTGGCGACAACGTATGTCcagcactccccacccccaggcataATCACAGTGTCCTATAGCAGCTACTGTGAAGAGTCCTTATGCAACAGCAAGGGGAGCTTAATGGAGCTGTGGAGGGTGGAAGAGACCCAAGGAACGCCAGGAG CTCCCAGTGTGTCACCACGCTTCCACTGCCCAACCTGTGTGGCTCTGGGAACCTGTCTGAAtgctccttctcttccctgtccCAATGATACAATTCAGTGCTATCAAGGAAGATTTCGGATCACTGGAG GAGGCATCAACTCATTTTTGGAGGTCAAAGGCTGTACATCCATAATTGGTTGCAGGCTGATGTCTGGGATCTTTACAGTAGGGCCCATGTGGGTGGAGGAGATCTGTCCATATCAGTCTCTCCCTCAGCCCCGAAAGACTGAAAACGGGGCCACCTGGCTTCCTGTTTTGGTTTGGAGGTTAGAGCTAGTGCTGCTGCTGTTACTGCAGGAACTTGTCCATTGTTCCTGA